ACTGGTTATGTTTTTTGATAGATTAAAATTCCATGCATCTCAAATTTATGATATTTAATATAGCCCCCGGTTTCAACCGTGGGGACGCTTGGATGCGTATTGTGATATCTTTACGAGGGGTTGAGAATTGGAACCTATATTGCTTATATCATTTATAATTGATTTTGCGTTGAAATAATTACAACGAAATCTAAAATGACCTTACATAACTTATCTGGCTCAAAAGAAAGCATAAAAAAAGCACAACAGTAAAGTTGTGCTTTTAATGGTTATTATATTTGGTTTATGTATTATCGAATTTCCTCAAAGGTCGTGCCCTGTTTAATATCGCCTGTTTTAAGGCCTTTTTTAAACCAATACATTCTTTGTTCTGATGTGCCATGAGTAAAAGAATCCGGAATTACCTGACCTTGCATTTTACTTTGAATAGCATCGTCGCCAACTGCGTTTGCAGCGCTTAATGCTTCTTCAACATCGTCAAGATCTAAATTTTCCTGATTGTAATGCGTCCAGACTCCGGCATAAAAATCAGCCTGCAGTTCTAGTGCAACAGAAAGTTTATTAGCCTGAGCTTCACTTTTGCCTTCTTGGGCCTGACGCATTTTGGCAGAAGTTCCTAATAAGGTTTGTATGTGATGGCCTATTTCATGTGCTATAACGTAAGCAATTGCAAAATCACCACCCTTGGCTCCAAATTTAGTTTTTAGCTCTTCAAAGAAGCCTAAATCCATGTATACTTTTTGATCGCCCGGGCAATAAAATGGTCCGGAAGCAGATGATGCACCGCCACAAGCTGTATTTACAGAACCTCTAAAAAGAACCAATTTTGGTTTTTTGTAAGTCATGCCATTCTCTTCAAAAATTTTACTCCAGATGTCTTCATTATCGGCCAGAACAACTCGAACAAAATTCCCCATTTCTTCATCTTCCTTGCTTAATGGTGCTGCGGCTTCGGTTTGTTGGTTTTGTCCACCTTGCATTTGTTCTAAAACTGGTGCTATTTGCTGACCTGTTTCGCCGCCAAATATGTTTAACAGTAAAATTATAATACCAATAATTCCACCTCCTACGGCAACCTTTCCGCCAGAAATTGATCTACGGTCTTCCACATTGTCACTTTGTCTTCTGCCTTGCCATTTCATAGTAAATTGAATTTTAACTTATTGTATTTTATTTAATACGAATTTATATATTTTTTAGGAATTTTGGCTTTTTTAAGATAATTTGTTTTCAACTATTTGAGCCATTTGCGCAAAGCTTCTTCTACAGTGCCCCGAATAATCGGTTTTGAAATATAGTCGTTCATTCCGGAAGCAAGACATTTGTTTCTTTCTTCTTTTTCGGCACCGGCAGTTACGGCTATAATCGGAATAGTTTTTCCAATTTTAGTTACTCTAATTGCTTTTGTGGCTTCATACCCATTCATAATTGGCATTTGAATATCCATGAATATTAGATTCGGATTAATGGCTTCTATTTGTTTAACGGCTTCATAACCATTTTCGCATTCAAAAATGATAGAATTAATGTTTAAGTTTTTTATGATTGTTTTTAATAAAAGCATGTTTACTTTGTTGTCTTCTACAATCAGTATGACTACTTTTTTCTGATTAGAATTATAACTTAAAGCATATTCGGGATTGCCCCTGTTTATGATTTCTCTGAATTTTTCATTGATGGTTTCATGGCTAATTCTTAGATTCAGATCAAAATAAAAAGTACTTCCCTGATTGATTTTACTTTTTAATTGTAAGCGGCTTTCCATTAAAGCAAGCAATTGGTTCGAAATGGTTAATCCTAAACCTGTTCCTCCAAATTTTCTCGTTGTAGAGCTATCTTCCTGAGAAAAGGCTTTAAAAATTTTCTTTTGGTTTTTCTCTAAAATTCCAATTCCGGTGTCAACAACTGAAAAACGGATAATATAGTTATCATCTGATTTGTTTTCAATAGTAGTAACATTAAGTTTTATCGAGCCTTCATTGGTGAATTTTACAGCATTTGATAAAAGATTAATCAGGATTTGTTTTAAACGAACAATGTCTGTCCAGATGTATTTAGGCACATTTGGATCTATGTTTAATTCCAGTTGAAGATTTTTTTGATTGGATTCGTAAATAATCAAATCAAATATCTGTCCCAGTATTTTTTGCAGATCGTATAAGTCAATAAAAAGCTCCAGTTTTCCAGCTTCAATTTTAGAAAAATCCAGGATATCATTGATGATTTCAAGAAGCGAGTGAGCTGATTGATTAATTGTTGTCATGTACTTTTCCTGAATTTCTTCAAGATTAGTTTTCATTAACAAATGTGTAAATCCGATAATTCCGTTTAATGGAGTACGAATTTCATGCGACATATTGGCAAGGAAATCTGACTTTGATTTGTTTGCGGCTTCGGCAAGTTCTTTTGCTTTAATGGCATCTTCACTTTCCTTGATTTTTGCCTGATTCCGATTTCGGTCTAAAGCCGAAGAGATGTTATTGGCTAATGTCTGATAGATATTTATTTCGTCATCTGTCCATTTTCTTTCTCTGGTACAGTCGTCAAAACCAATAAATCCGGAAAATATATTATTGGTATATAACGGAAGAATTAGTATTGATTTAATATCATTTGCAACTAATAATTTTTTAAAAAAAGTATCCTCAAGATTTTTAGTAAGTGTTTTTAGAATTTTTTTGCTTTGTGAGTGAAGTGTAATCTCTTTTAAATCTTCTTCAGAAAAACGCTGTAATTCTGTTATCTGATGTTTTACACCTTCTCTCGACCATTTGTGTTTTTGACTGATTAGATTTGTTTCAAGATCTTTTTCATAATAAAAAATGTGATCTACTTTTGAAGCCTTCCCAACAATATCGTAGGTTTCCTGAAACATTTTTTCCGGACTCTGGCTCAATAAAAACTTTTCTGTACAAAGTGCCAATGCCGAAAGCAGTTCACTTTTAAGTTCAAGTTTTCTTTCAGCTTTTAAGCGCATTTGTGAGGATATTGCCAACGAAATTACGTCGGCGATAGTTTTGGCGTAATTAATATCTTCGTTGTCCCATTCTCTTTTTTCTCCTGTACTTTCAAGACAGACCACACCGGCAAGTTGTCCGTTTAGAAAAATAGGAACATCAAGCATCGATTTAATTTTGTTTTTGGTAAAATAAACTTCCTGAAATTCTGAGGTTTCCAGTTTATCAAAAACATCTGGAGCGTTAATTATTGCTTTGCTTTTTAGCGTTTCAAAATAGATCGGATAAGCTTCTTTATCCAGAATGCTTTTTTCTTCTAATGTATGATTATCTCTGCTAAAAAGGTTTTTGCAAGCTATAATATCGTTTGAAAATTTCCAGAAACTTAGCCGGTTTACTTTTGAAACAATTGCAGCTTCTTCAATTATAAAATCAATAACAGTCTGAAGATTATCAAAATCCCTAAAATCGGTTGTAGAGAGTTTTTTAGTTGAGCTATTATAAGCTTCAATTTTCTCTAAACGCCTTTTCTTTTCATTTTCGATATTTTTTATTCTTGTAATATCCCGGGCAATTCCGGCGAAACCTGTTGTTTCACCTAAATCATTTTTACGGATAATTACTTTCTGGGAAATCCATAACTCTTCTCCGTTTTTCTTTAAAACCGGAATTTCAATTGTTGGATAATGTCCCACGTTTTGTTCGAGATTTTCATAAAAATCTACGGCATTTCTAATATAATCATCATGAATAAAATTAGAATAATGCTTTCGGAGAATTTCATTATCAGAATAGCCTAAGATTGCGTAACCAAATTCATTTATAAAAGTAAAATGGCCTTCATTGCTTATTTCAAATATAATATCTGTTGCGGTCTGAATTAGATTTTTATATTGATCCTGAACAATAATTTGCTCCGTAACATCCTGACCAATGCTGATGATTAATTTATCAGAGAATTTTTTATCCTTCCATTGTATGTATTTATATTCTCCTTTTTTATTTTTTAATTTTCGGATGTATAACCTATTGTCAATATAATTATCGCAATAATTCTCTCTGCTAAATTCAGAATCTTCGGTAAGCCTCCAAAATTCCATTCCCATCATTTCGTCCGGATTATAGCCTAAAATAGAAACGACAGTTTCGCTGCAAAAAAGCAAATGTCCGTTTTCATTTGTAGCGATAGTCAGCGAGTTACCTTTGTGTACAATTTCATTAGTAAACCTGAAATTGTCTCTGTTATGCAGTAAAACGGCATATTTTACCTGATTAATAACAAAGATTAAAATGCAATAGTTAATTAATAAAACAGATGATTTTAATGGGATTAGTTTAAAAACAATGGTAATAATCAGGAAAGTAAAAGTAAGTGCTACAAAAGTCCAGTATACTTTTATGGGTTTTAGAATACTGTAAGAAAAGAAAAATGAAACTAAAAAGGTGATTATTGGGATAACATCATTTGGAAGATATATGATATTATGAATAACATATAATGTGTATATGAAAAAACCAATTATAAAATTCTTTTGAATAGTTTCACTCAGAAATTTGATTTTATCAGTCAGCAGGTAAATAAATAAGACAAAAAAACCTATTGAGACGTTTACGGTTAATAAACTGGCGGGTCTGATTTTGAAAATTTCATTAATGATTTCGATTAAGATAATCGCAATTCCAAAGAATAAAACATAGAGTTTGTACTCTTTATTTATAGTGTCATTTTCTCGCTTCTTTTCGATAAAATTTCCAATTCTTGTTTTTATTTTAAAGAACTGATAAATTAAAATACTTAGAAAACTAAATAATGATAATCCTAATATGATGAGTTTAGGATTGTTGTAAAAAATGATATCAGGTGTAAGAACATACCAGGTTGTAATAATAGATTTCAGGGTATCGCCAAAGGTAGCAATGCCTGAAATCAAAGAATTATAAAAACTATAGCTTTCTACCATAGATTTTGGGGTATGTGTGGTTTAGTAAATAGCATTTTTTTTGAAAATCCTAAAAAGAGTAGGTTAAGCTCTTTTCTTAGTTTTGAATTTTCGGTTTATTACATGTCGTCCCATCTGCCAATTGAGTCAATTGAGTCTTCCTTTTCCTCAACAGTAAAAATGGCAAAATAGGTGGCATATGTCATTGATGTATTAAAAACAAGTGTAAAAAGTATTCCAACACAACAAGCAAAAAAGCCCACTGCCGACCCTATAAATCCAATTAGAAATACTAAAAAGATCATTATCGGATTTCTTGCCACAACTATAATACTTGATTTAATAGCATCAATAGCTTTTAAATTTCCGAAAATGATTAATGGAATTGACAGGTAAGTAAAAAAGTTAATACAAGCTGAAATCGCAGGTCCGAAAAAGATAAATCCGATAGTTTCAAGAGCGTTTGAAATAGCTGTACTTACTGCGGCTATAATTAAGGTAGCTGTAAATAATTGGGCAAAATAAGGTGCTTTGTAGTAGGTAAAAATAGTCGAAACATTGAATTCTTCATCTTTATCTGCACAATCTGCCATTTTTAGAAATCCGGCTCCAAATGGCGCTAATAGAGCTGTTACAAAAGAAACTCCAACTGTAGAGATTAGCATTTGAGCATAAGACAGTTTTTGATTTTCAAGACTCTCAAAAAACTCTTTTGATATGCTTTCGGCACCATATACAGCGGCTATAATTCCAACAATTGCAATTCCGAAAACGAATGAAAAAACAAGTATAATTAAAGCTGAATAAAGTGATATTTTTTTGAAGTTTTCGAAAGCGTGATTGAAAACAGCTGAAAAATCAAGGGTATAGCCATTATTTTTAATGTCTTCGATTTGGTCAAGAGTAGATTTCATTTTTTTTCGTAGAATTGTTTTATATTCTTGTGATTTTAGCGTAATACTTTTGACGTAAATATAATATTTTTTATCAATCCAGTATTAAAATCTATAAAACATTACGAAATTGTTTTTTCTGTTTATAACCAGTCTAATAAACGCTTTAGTGAGGTTAATTTATCTTTGTAAGGAGCATATCGCATAGGCAAATCTAGCCAGTTTGCTTTTTTTACAATAGCTTTGTGATGAGAGAATATATCAAAACTTAACTGACCATGATAAGCACCGATTCCACTATGGCCGACTCCGCCAAAAGGCAATCGTTTATTGGAGAAATGAACCACAGTATCATTGATACAGCCCCCTCCAAAAGAGTAGGTGGCAATTAGTTTTTTTGCAAATGCATCATTTTCACTAAAAATATAGAAAGCAAGAGGTTTTTCATATCGGCTTACTACATTTTCTATCTCAGTTTCGGTTTCGTAAGTTAAAATAGGAAGGATAGGACCAAAAATTTCTTCTTTCATCACGGCGCTGTCTAAGTCCGGATCTTCAATTAATGTAGGAGAGATATAGAGATTGGCTGCATTTGTTTCTCCACCAAAAATTACCTTTTCGCGTTCGATCATACTATCCAGGCGAAGCCAGTTTTTGGTATTTATAATGCGGGCTAAATCCGGAGATTTATCTATTTTTTTACCATATGCTTTTATGATTTCTTCAATTAAAAATTTGATGAAATTTACTTTCATGTTTTTTTGAACCAATATATAGTCAGGAGCAATACAGGTTTGTCCGGCATTCATAAATTTTCCCCAGACAATGCGTTTGGCAGCCAATTTTAAGTTGGCAGTCTCATCTATTATACAAGGATTTTTTCCGCCTAATTCTAAGGTAACCGGAGTTAGATTTTCTGCTGCAGCTTTGGCGACAATTTTGCCCACAGATACGCTTCCGGTAAAGAAAATATAATCCCAGCGTTTTGCCAGTAATTTATTTGAAACTTCGATTCCGCCTTCAAAAACTTCGACATGATTAATGTGAAATGTTTTTTCGATGATTTTGGCAATAATAGCCGAAGTATGCGGAGTAAGTTCTGAAGGTTTTAAAACCACTCTGTTTCCTGCTGCAACTGCAGAAATTAATGGACACAAAGCCAGTTGAAATGGATAATTCCATGGCGCGATAACCAGTACCTTTCCGTATGGCTCTTTATAAATATAATCTGTAGATGGAAAATTAAGTAACGATGGGAAAATATTTTTTGGTTTTGCCCATGCACGAAGGTTTTTTATAGTGTCTTTTAATTCTGAAATGACATAATTTGTTTCGGTCAAAACAGCTTCAAATTCAGGCTTTTTAAAGTCATCGTACAGCGCTTTTACAATTAAATCCTCGCTTTTTTGAATGTTATACAACAATTTTTTAAGCGTTTCTTTTCTGTATCCGATGTCGTTTTTGTAGTCCATTTTATGATAAGCTTGTTTTTTTCTCTATGCAAGTTAATCGATAAAATTTAAAAAATTAACAATTAAATCATAAAAATCAAACCGCGTTCCAAATTGTTTCGTCAGGTGTTGGGGCTATGATTGTTATGTTTTCTTTAGAAACCGGATGAACAAAAACAAGTTTCCTGGCATGAAGGTGAATACCACCGTCCGGATTGCTTCGGTCAGCACCATATTTTAAATCACCTTTAATAGGAGAACCTATTGCAGATAATTGTGCTCTAATTTGATGATGACGCCCTGTGTGAAGATTGATTTCAAGCGCTGTATAATTTTGAAGTTCTTTGATTATTTTGTAATCAAGACTCGCCAGTTTACTATCCGGAACTTCTTTTAAATGCGCTTTTGAAGTATTGTTTTTTTCGTTTCTCTTTAAAAAATGAACCAATTTGGCAGTTGCTTCCAGAGGTTTATTTTTAACCACTGCCCAATACGTTTTTTTTGTTTCACGGTTACTGAACAATTCGTTCATTCGTGCTAATGCTTTGCTTGTTCGGGCAAAAACAACAATTCCGGTTGTTGGTCTGTCAAGACGATGAATTACACCCAAAAATACATCACCGGGTTTATTGTATTTTACTTTTATATATTCTTTTACAACATCAGATAAAGGTTTATCTCCTGTTTTATCACCTTGAACAATATCACCTACGCGCTTATTAACCACAATAATGTGATTGTCTTCATGTAATACCTGGAGATTGTTTTTGTCTGAAATGATTTTCATTTGAAAATATGAAATTTTAGTGTAATAATTTGGCTAAAGCCTTGAAACAGGTTAAAAAATATACCTCCAGCTAAAGCTGGAGGCAATTATTTTTTGAATTTTAAAAAGCCTTTGAACCTTTGTTCCTAAAAAAGAAACCTTTGTCACTTTGCCCCTTTGTACCTCAGAACCTTAGTAACTTAGAATCTTAAAAACTTAGTATTGTTCATTTGAATTAGGGAAATCACTAGATTTCACATCCGCTGCATATTGACCAATTGCTTTTGTCATTTCTTCGTATAGGTTTAAGTAACGACGTAAGAAACGCGGGCTGAATTCATTATTCATTCCCAACATGTCATGAATAACCAAAACCTGTCCATCAACACCACCACCGGCACCAATTCCGATAACAGGAATAGAAATACTATCAGCAACTTTTTTGGCTAAATCAGCAGGGATTTTTTCAAGAACGATAGCAAAACAGCCAATTTTTTCCAATAATTTAGCATCCTCGATTAGTTTTTCAGCTTCTTCATCTTCTTTAGCGCGTACACTGTAAGTTCCGAATTTATAAATAGACTGAGGAGTTAAACCCAAATGTCCCATAACCGGGATTCCTGCGTTTAATATTTTTTTGATGGATTCTTTAATTTCTTTTCCACCCTCTAATTTCACAGCATGCCCGCCACTTTCTTTCATTATTCTGATAGAAGAACGTAAAGCTTCTTTAGGATCTGACTGATAACTTCCAAATGGTAAATCTACAACCACCAAAGCTCTCTCGACAGCGCGAACTACAGATGAAGCATGGTAAATCATTTGATCTAAAGTAATAGGTAAGGTCGTTTCGTGACCTGCCATTACATTTGAAGCCGAATCTCCAACTAAAATAACATCAACACCTGCAGTATCAACGATTTTTGCCATTGTATAATCATATGCTGTAAGCATAGAGATTTTCTCTCCATTGCTTTTCATTTCAATCAATGATTTGGTTGTGATTCTTTTATAATCTTTTTTTGCTACTGACATTTTAATTTTTTTTTGATGATGTAAAAGTATTGAATAATTGTAACTTGAGAATCAGCAATAAAAGAATATTTCGACAGAATAAAGTTTTCCATCTTTAAATTGTATTCTAAATTGACTTTCTTCCATTATGATAGAATAATTATGTGGTGATTTCAACGAAGCTTCGATATAGGTTCCATATTTTTCAATGAAAGCTTTTTCGGACGTAGAATTATCTAAAAAGTCATTTGTATTTAATATGAATTTATAATTTGGACTCACATAAACTTTAATAACTTCAGCCTTATTTTTCTCTTCATCTACAGAAATCTCTAAATTAGGATAGTAATAAAATAAATCGCTTAAATATAGACCGCACTCATCACTTATTTTTACTTTTCTATCCGGATCTCCGTAAAATTTCAATAATTGCTTTTGAGTAAAATACGGCATTGGTGTATCTGTCTTGATATCGCCCAATAGGAATCCAATTTTTTTAGTAAAAGCGATAATCTGTTCCGGTAATTTATGTTTTGCTAAGCCTTTGGCAAGAGCCATATTCATTTCGGTTTCAGCGATTAATTTTGGATCGTTAATCTGTTTAACTACTTCATAATATCTTTGATACGCCGGTTCTAATTTAGAATATTCGCTGTTCCATGCCAGTTCTACGATTCTTTCGCTGACTGTTTTACGTTCTGAAACCGCATTTACATCAAGTTTATCGAAATCTTTTAGTAAAGTATCAAAATCGGGTCTTGTGCCAATAAATTTACGTAAAGTATATTGTGCATACTCTTCGGTAAAATTACCATTGATATTAACCCATTCCTCTTGATTTACGGGGAGATAATTGACAGCAACCGGATCTCCGGTAAATAAAACTTCTTTGATTTTTGAGTTTCTGTCGGGCAATGCTCTGGCTTTTAAGCCTGCAACCAAAACAAAAAGATGATTACCTCCATAATAAGCGTCGCCACCTTCTAAAATAGGATTTTCCGGATCTTTTGTTTTAATATCTTTTGCGTTTAATCGGGTCGCAATGAATTTTTCGGGAACAAATCCTTCATTAAAATTATCAGCCTGCACTTTATAC
The sequence above is drawn from the Flavobacterium sp. N2038 genome and encodes:
- a CDS encoding neutral zinc metallopeptidase; amino-acid sequence: MKWQGRRQSDNVEDRRSISGGKVAVGGGIIGIIILLLNIFGGETGQQIAPVLEQMQGGQNQQTEAAAPLSKEDEEMGNFVRVVLADNEDIWSKIFEENGMTYKKPKLVLFRGSVNTACGGASSASGPFYCPGDQKVYMDLGFFEELKTKFGAKGGDFAIAYVIAHEIGHHIQTLLGTSAKMRQAQEGKSEAQANKLSVALELQADFYAGVWTHYNQENLDLDDVEEALSAANAVGDDAIQSKMQGQVIPDSFTHGTSEQRMYWFKKGLKTGDIKQGTTFEEIR
- a CDS encoding response regulator, producing MVESYSFYNSLISGIATFGDTLKSIITTWYVLTPDIIFYNNPKLIILGLSLFSFLSILIYQFFKIKTRIGNFIEKKRENDTINKEYKLYVLFFGIAIILIEIINEIFKIRPASLLTVNVSIGFFVLFIYLLTDKIKFLSETIQKNFIIGFFIYTLYVIHNIIYLPNDVIPIITFLVSFFFSYSILKPIKVYWTFVALTFTFLIITIVFKLIPLKSSVLLINYCILIFVINQVKYAVLLHNRDNFRFTNEIVHKGNSLTIATNENGHLLFCSETVVSILGYNPDEMMGMEFWRLTEDSEFSRENYCDNYIDNRLYIRKLKNKKGEYKYIQWKDKKFSDKLIISIGQDVTEQIIVQDQYKNLIQTATDIIFEISNEGHFTFINEFGYAILGYSDNEILRKHYSNFIHDDYIRNAVDFYENLEQNVGHYPTIEIPVLKKNGEELWISQKVIIRKNDLGETTGFAGIARDITRIKNIENEKKRRLEKIEAYNSSTKKLSTTDFRDFDNLQTVIDFIIEEAAIVSKVNRLSFWKFSNDIIACKNLFSRDNHTLEEKSILDKEAYPIYFETLKSKAIINAPDVFDKLETSEFQEVYFTKNKIKSMLDVPIFLNGQLAGVVCLESTGEKREWDNEDINYAKTIADVISLAISSQMRLKAERKLELKSELLSALALCTEKFLLSQSPEKMFQETYDIVGKASKVDHIFYYEKDLETNLISQKHKWSREGVKHQITELQRFSEEDLKEITLHSQSKKILKTLTKNLEDTFFKKLLVANDIKSILILPLYTNNIFSGFIGFDDCTRERKWTDDEINIYQTLANNISSALDRNRNQAKIKESEDAIKAKELAEAANKSKSDFLANMSHEIRTPLNGIIGFTHLLMKTNLEEIQEKYMTTINQSAHSLLEIINDILDFSKIEAGKLELFIDLYDLQKILGQIFDLIIYESNQKNLQLELNIDPNVPKYIWTDIVRLKQILINLLSNAVKFTNEGSIKLNVTTIENKSDDNYIIRFSVVDTGIGILEKNQKKIFKAFSQEDSSTTRKFGGTGLGLTISNQLLALMESRLQLKSKINQGSTFYFDLNLRISHETINEKFREIINRGNPEYALSYNSNQKKVVILIVEDNKVNMLLLKTIIKNLNINSIIFECENGYEAVKQIEAINPNLIFMDIQMPIMNGYEATKAIRVTKIGKTIPIIAVTAGAEKEERNKCLASGMNDYISKPIIRGTVEEALRKWLK
- a CDS encoding aldehyde dehydrogenase; the protein is MDYKNDIGYRKETLKKLLYNIQKSEDLIVKALYDDFKKPEFEAVLTETNYVISELKDTIKNLRAWAKPKNIFPSLLNFPSTDYIYKEPYGKVLVIAPWNYPFQLALCPLISAVAAGNRVVLKPSELTPHTSAIIAKIIEKTFHINHVEVFEGGIEVSNKLLAKRWDYIFFTGSVSVGKIVAKAAAENLTPVTLELGGKNPCIIDETANLKLAAKRIVWGKFMNAGQTCIAPDYILVQKNMKVNFIKFLIEEIIKAYGKKIDKSPDLARIINTKNWLRLDSMIEREKVIFGGETNAANLYISPTLIEDPDLDSAVMKEEIFGPILPILTYETETEIENVVSRYEKPLAFYIFSENDAFAKKLIATYSFGGGCINDTVVHFSNKRLPFGGVGHSGIGAYHGQLSFDIFSHHKAIVKKANWLDLPMRYAPYKDKLTSLKRLLDWL
- a CDS encoding RluA family pseudouridine synthase, with product MKIISDKNNLQVLHEDNHIIVVNKRVGDIVQGDKTGDKPLSDVVKEYIKVKYNKPGDVFLGVIHRLDRPTTGIVVFARTSKALARMNELFSNRETKKTYWAVVKNKPLEATAKLVHFLKRNEKNNTSKAHLKEVPDSKLASLDYKIIKELQNYTALEINLHTGRHHQIRAQLSAIGSPIKGDLKYGADRSNPDGGIHLHARKLVFVHPVSKENITIIAPTPDETIWNAV
- the panB gene encoding 3-methyl-2-oxobutanoate hydroxymethyltransferase: MSVAKKDYKRITTKSLIEMKSNGEKISMLTAYDYTMAKIVDTAGVDVILVGDSASNVMAGHETTLPITLDQMIYHASSVVRAVERALVVVDLPFGSYQSDPKEALRSSIRIMKESGGHAVKLEGGKEIKESIKKILNAGIPVMGHLGLTPQSIYKFGTYSVRAKEDEEAEKLIEDAKLLEKIGCFAIVLEKIPADLAKKVADSISIPVIGIGAGGGVDGQVLVIHDMLGMNNEFSPRFLRRYLNLYEEMTKAIGQYAADVKSSDFPNSNEQY
- a CDS encoding SH3 domain-containing protein, which translates into the protein MKKFYFILALFCSILLHSQERCFLNSDTRLYTEPKTSASFLGYFKYGAEVRLISQNQNGWYKVQADNFNEGFVPEKFIATRLNAKDIKTKDPENPILEGGDAYYGGNHLFVLVAGLKARALPDRNSKIKEVLFTGDPVAVNYLPVNQEEWVNINGNFTEEYAQYTLRKFIGTRPDFDTLLKDFDKLDVNAVSERKTVSERIVELAWNSEYSKLEPAYQRYYEVVKQINDPKLIAETEMNMALAKGLAKHKLPEQIIAFTKKIGFLLGDIKTDTPMPYFTQKQLLKFYGDPDRKVKISDECGLYLSDLFYYYPNLEISVDEEKNKAEVIKVYVSPNYKFILNTNDFLDNSTSEKAFIEKYGTYIEASLKSPHNYSIIMEESQFRIQFKDGKLYSVEIFFYC